The DNA window GAAGGGGCGGAGGCTTGTGATGATGGGAATACGACGCCCAATGACGGTTGCACCTCCTGCGGGATCGATGATGGATTCCTGTGCCAAGGACAACCCAGCGTCTGCGAGCTTTCCACACGCATCGTCGTGACCGAGGGGCCTGGGCTGGGGATCTCGATCCCCGACGACTCGCGCTACGACGGAAGCGTGGCATCCATGGAGTGCGTGACCTTGCCAGTCGCTGCCGGGATTGGCGCCCGCGTGGGCAAGGTAGAACTCGTCATCGGAATTCAGCATCCTTTTGTGGGTGATCTGGTCATCAAGGTCGTCAGCCCGACAGGCACGGTGCTCACCGTCCTGAGTCGACCTGGGGTCTCCGATCCAGGCGATACCAGCTTCGGATCGAACGGGGATTCCTCGAACCTCGAGGCTGCCCACCCTGTTCGCTTCGCTGATGGCGAAGAGCGTTCTGCGGAGACCATGGGGAACTCGATCGGCGGCGGCAGCGTGGTGTGCAAGGACGACAACCGCTGTGATTACGCGCCGGCCCCGGAGAGGGGTCCTGGAACCTCCTTCGCTGATTTTTTCCTGGAACCAGTCGCAGGTGACTGGTTGGCATGCGTCGCGGATGGTGATTCCAACGATTTTGGCTTCATC is part of the Chondromyces crocatus genome and encodes:
- a CDS encoding proprotein convertase P-domain-containing protein; the encoded protein is MECVTLPVAAGIGARVGKVELVIGIQHPFVGDLVIKVVSPTGTVLTVLSRPGVSDPGDTSFGSNGDSSNLEAAHPVRFADGEERSAETMGNSIGGGSVVCKDDNRCDYAPAPERGPGTSFADFFLEPVAGDWLACVADGDSNDFGFIDAVSLSVWTG